One genomic region from Terriglobus aquaticus encodes:
- the lptE gene encoding LPS assembly lipoprotein LptE — protein sequence MRLRAFAAVPGVFLLLLAGCGYHAAGNANHIPGNVRTLAVPVFATRAQQYRTEVVFTEAVIHELNTRTRYRIVNTSDADKSDAVLKGTILSENIAPLTYDAASGATSSYLVTVQAQMTLVGGDGHVLYSNDKFLFREQFQSTQDLSAFIQEDSPAVRRLARDFAQAAVSDLLNSF from the coding sequence ATGAGGTTGCGTGCGTTCGCTGCGGTTCCCGGTGTCTTTCTGCTGCTACTGGCCGGGTGCGGGTACCACGCTGCTGGCAACGCGAATCACATTCCTGGAAACGTGCGAACACTGGCCGTGCCGGTCTTTGCGACACGTGCCCAGCAGTACCGGACGGAAGTCGTGTTCACGGAGGCCGTGATCCACGAGCTGAACACGCGCACGCGCTACCGCATCGTGAACACATCGGACGCGGACAAGAGCGACGCAGTGCTGAAAGGCACGATCCTGAGCGAAAACATCGCTCCGCTGACCTATGACGCAGCGAGCGGCGCCACCTCGTCCTACCTGGTCACGGTGCAGGCGCAGATGACCCTGGTCGGCGGCGACGGCCACGTTCTCTATAGCAACGACAAGTTCCTGTTCCGGGAGCAGTTCCAGTCCACGCAGGACCTGAGCGCCTTCATTCAGGAAGATAGCCCGGCAGTGCGCCGGTTGGCACGGGATTTTGCGCAGGCTGCGGTGAGTGATCTGCTGAATTCCTTCTAA
- a CDS encoding peptidylprolyl isomerase, which yields MTRFSFFSRALVLAGVGSGLALAAVTVSAQQAPQTMPTPRYQTPGIAAPAGPVPAPVFPTTPAITPNGEVAEEVIARVNDQIISRSDLMRGEDLLQQEIAQGGAQAGDAADRQRNLLRDLIDQQLLISKAKELNINPDAELTRRLDEIRKQNNLPTMEALEQAARRQGVSYEDFKSNIRNQIMTQSVVRDEVGRNIHMTHADEERFYEAHKAEFAMPEQVKLSEILVPVSATATDAEIEQAKTKADAIYNKLKGGADFAATAKAESGGPTAAQGGDLGVFKRGQLAKVLEDRTFAQQTGEFTDPIRTRQGFVILKTVDHVQAGTPSLDKIESDVQNAMYQDQIQPALRAYLTKLREDSYVDVRPGFVDSGASPKQTKPVFTAYTAPVPKKKTENKRRLIAARDRARLQDAGLTAKGNTVQPLANVQLDKHGKPKKVKREKVRFGQAPREALPDEISDAATTTTTGTREPSASGQDALGMPGTNPAVAATGVNAGAFGSGSGAGTAAASGSGNGAPGTALAPVSTNNTVNVASESDPLTPLAPARKKTRFSDREPEVKEKKKEVKVDKTIARVTAKPDPATTAEKQDAAQQQTALGLAGDTSKKKKKRQKGEDKQRLQQTTPEKKPDLVDNGLPDRLHQQNGPQQTTGTPSASSATGNLPAENSKEEDKQRRGRQPVTDPAKDASPLPTDAQPPAGTTLPAGTPTQNGTTTPGPGTLTPNPTAPPQ from the coding sequence ATGACCCGTTTTTCCTTTTTCTCGCGTGCATTGGTCCTGGCCGGTGTAGGTTCGGGGCTGGCGCTCGCGGCCGTAACCGTTTCCGCCCAGCAGGCGCCGCAAACCATGCCCACGCCGCGGTATCAGACGCCGGGCATCGCCGCTCCGGCCGGTCCGGTTCCCGCGCCCGTATTCCCGACCACCCCTGCCATCACGCCCAACGGCGAAGTGGCCGAAGAGGTGATCGCACGCGTAAACGACCAGATCATCTCCCGTTCGGACTTGATGCGTGGCGAAGACCTGCTGCAGCAGGAGATTGCGCAGGGCGGCGCGCAGGCCGGGGATGCCGCCGATCGGCAGCGCAACCTGTTGCGCGACCTGATCGACCAGCAGCTGCTGATCAGCAAGGCCAAGGAACTGAACATCAATCCAGATGCCGAACTGACGCGCCGGCTGGATGAGATCCGCAAGCAGAACAATCTGCCCACGATGGAAGCCCTGGAACAGGCGGCACGTCGCCAGGGCGTCAGCTATGAGGACTTCAAGTCCAACATTCGCAACCAGATCATGACGCAGAGCGTGGTCCGGGATGAGGTGGGCCGCAACATCCACATGACCCATGCGGATGAGGAACGGTTCTACGAGGCGCACAAGGCCGAATTCGCGATGCCCGAGCAGGTGAAGCTCTCGGAGATCCTGGTTCCGGTAAGCGCCACGGCGACCGACGCGGAGATCGAGCAGGCGAAGACCAAGGCCGATGCGATCTATAACAAGTTGAAGGGTGGAGCGGACTTCGCCGCGACCGCGAAGGCTGAATCCGGAGGCCCCACGGCAGCGCAGGGCGGCGACCTGGGCGTGTTCAAGCGCGGCCAGCTTGCCAAGGTGCTGGAGGATCGCACCTTTGCGCAGCAGACGGGCGAGTTCACGGACCCGATCCGCACCCGCCAGGGCTTTGTGATCCTGAAGACGGTGGACCACGTGCAGGCGGGAACACCTTCGCTGGACAAGATCGAATCGGACGTACAGAACGCGATGTACCAGGACCAGATCCAGCCAGCGCTGCGCGCCTACCTGACCAAGCTGCGCGAGGACAGCTATGTGGACGTGCGGCCCGGGTTTGTCGACTCCGGCGCAAGCCCGAAGCAGACCAAGCCTGTGTTCACGGCGTACACCGCTCCCGTTCCGAAGAAGAAGACGGAAAACAAGCGTCGTCTGATCGCCGCTCGCGATCGTGCCCGGCTGCAGGACGCGGGCCTGACCGCCAAGGGGAACACCGTGCAGCCGCTGGCCAACGTCCAGCTAGACAAGCACGGCAAGCCCAAGAAGGTGAAGCGCGAAAAGGTGCGTTTCGGCCAGGCTCCGCGTGAGGCTTTGCCGGACGAGATTAGTGATGCCGCCACCACGACGACGACTGGAACGCGCGAGCCGAGCGCGTCCGGCCAGGATGCGCTGGGAATGCCCGGCACCAACCCGGCCGTAGCCGCAACCGGCGTGAACGCAGGCGCCTTCGGCAGCGGCAGCGGCGCCGGTACGGCCGCAGCATCCGGCAGCGGCAACGGTGCTCCGGGCACTGCGCTCGCTCCCGTTTCGACCAACAACACGGTCAACGTGGCAAGCGAGAGCGATCCGCTGACCCCGCTTGCGCCCGCGCGCAAGAAGACGCGCTTTTCCGACCGCGAACCCGAGGTCAAGGAAAAGAAAAAGGAAGTCAAGGTCGATAAGACCATCGCCCGTGTCACCGCGAAGCCGGACCCTGCAACGACGGCTGAGAAGCAGGACGCCGCCCAGCAGCAAACTGCGCTCGGTTTAGCTGGTGACACGAGCAAGAAGAAAAAGAAGCGGCAGAAGGGCGAGGACAAGCAGCGGCTGCAGCAGACTACTCCGGAGAAGAAGCCTGATCTGGTCGATAACGGCTTGCCGGATCGGCTGCACCAGCAGAATGGACCGCAGCAGACTACGGGAACGCCATCGGCTTCGTCCGCGACGGGGAACCTGCCGGCCGAGAACAGCAAGGAAGAGGACAAGCAGCGTCGCGGGCGTCAGCCTGTGACGGACCCTGCGAAGGATGCTTCGCCGCTGCCCACCGACGCACAGCCGCCCGCCGGGACCACGCTGCCGGCCGGTACGCCCACGCAGAACGGGACGACCACTCCTGGTCCAGGCACGCTGACTCCTAACCCGACCGCGCCTCCGCAGTAG
- a CDS encoding 3'-5' exoribonuclease YhaM family protein codes for MKDFFIHDAARHENAVITSYFLLASLSAREKKGGGQYLALTLADRTGSFDARMWEDFAEVLDNCSAGCYVKVQGRVERYNGRFQLSLQRMRNAAESEVDAGDFQPTSQYDVDVLWEELTGYVDAFANPYLQALVRAFLNDPELGPAFREAPAAKMLHHAWLGGLLEHVVFLVRLCLRVAPQYPDEVDPDLLVTAAILHDMGKVRELAWKRSFTYTTEGQLLGHITIGIGLVRDKAAAIPGFPDRLRVLVEHLILSHHGRFEFGSPKLPMTPEAVVFSALDDLEAKMQNMRAEFAKAVEAGRAADEVTDYSRSMERALLNSRAYLAGDPAARTAPAVEPELEAAQEGQVQPIEEEPAPCAEEGAAPPLDELPTPVHEGTAVADSTTEDPLQAATSEELITLFGAR; via the coding sequence ATGAAGGACTTCTTCATTCACGACGCCGCGCGGCATGAGAACGCGGTCATCACCTCATACTTCCTGCTCGCTTCGCTCTCTGCCCGGGAGAAGAAAGGTGGCGGCCAGTACCTGGCGCTGACGCTAGCGGATCGCACCGGCAGCTTCGACGCGCGCATGTGGGAAGACTTCGCAGAGGTGCTGGATAACTGCAGCGCGGGCTGCTATGTGAAGGTGCAGGGCAGGGTGGAGCGGTACAACGGACGCTTCCAACTGAGCCTGCAACGGATGCGGAACGCGGCCGAAAGCGAAGTGGATGCGGGCGACTTCCAGCCCACCTCGCAGTATGACGTGGATGTGCTGTGGGAGGAGTTGACCGGCTATGTGGACGCTTTCGCGAACCCGTATTTGCAAGCCCTCGTCCGAGCATTCCTGAATGACCCAGAACTTGGCCCCGCATTTCGCGAGGCACCTGCAGCCAAGATGCTGCATCATGCATGGCTCGGCGGCCTCCTGGAGCACGTGGTGTTCCTGGTGCGGCTGTGTCTGCGTGTTGCGCCGCAGTACCCCGACGAGGTTGATCCCGACCTGCTGGTGACCGCGGCCATTCTGCACGACATGGGCAAGGTGCGGGAGCTGGCGTGGAAGCGCTCGTTCACCTACACCACGGAAGGTCAATTACTGGGGCACATCACCATCGGCATCGGCCTGGTTCGGGATAAGGCTGCCGCGATCCCGGGCTTCCCCGACCGGCTTCGTGTGCTGGTGGAGCACCTGATCCTGTCGCATCACGGCCGTTTCGAGTTCGGATCGCCCAAGCTGCCCATGACTCCCGAGGCTGTCGTCTTCAGCGCGCTAGATGACCTCGAAGCGAAGATGCAAAATATGCGAGCGGAGTTCGCGAAGGCGGTGGAGGCCGGGCGCGCCGCTGACGAGGTCACCGACTACTCGCGGTCTATGGAGCGCGCCCTGCTGAACTCGCGCGCCTACCTGGCGGGCGATCCAGCCGCGCGTACCGCGCCGGCTGTGGAGCCGGAGCTCGAAGCTGCGCAGGAGGGCCAGGTTCAGCCGATCGAGGAAGAGCCTGCGCCCTGTGCTGAGGAAGGTGCTGCGCCGCCGCTGGACGAGTTGCCGACACCGGTGCACGAGGGCACAGCCGTTGCGGACAGTACAACGGAGGACCCGCTGCAGGCCGCGACCTCCGAGGAACTGATTACGTTGTTCGGAGCTCGCTAG
- the holA gene encoding DNA polymerase III subunit delta, with product MPPLRSFAAVDRFLAELGTPAMRPGYVLLGQEPFLYQRARAGVLEKLVPPDLRDFCLHDLELGSETTIFDALDLAQTPSLMAPFQVLFVRGLKTLYGRGVKKDEFAALDRYFRAPNPQALLIFVADHLSLPADLRRLDREDKDRYDRIRETLGDHCGIVELQAVAEPDAMEWVQQTAQERSVAIEPDAARELVDALAGQMMTVAQELEKLILYVSQPARAETSVTAKPNTITLSDVETMVLAAKQRSLYELTDAISRRDRPQALLLLRGLLNASDGGEDSAIGHLYMLARTFRQMLVLQENNVRDSRSMWSVLWPGFRMPPFAADDLIAQARRYKSRGDLSGALRLIARADQEIRSSPVDKSLVLERLVLDLASPGKAVQQELAAHA from the coding sequence ATGCCTCCGCTTCGCTCCTTCGCCGCTGTCGATCGTTTCCTGGCGGAGCTGGGCACGCCCGCAATGCGGCCCGGCTACGTTCTGCTCGGTCAGGAGCCGTTTCTGTATCAGCGCGCTCGCGCGGGTGTTTTGGAAAAGCTCGTGCCGCCCGATCTGCGGGACTTCTGCCTGCATGACCTTGAGCTGGGCAGCGAGACGACGATCTTCGACGCGCTGGACCTGGCGCAGACACCATCGCTCATGGCTCCTTTCCAGGTCCTGTTCGTTCGCGGCCTGAAGACGCTGTACGGCCGCGGCGTCAAGAAGGACGAGTTTGCCGCGCTCGATCGCTACTTCCGCGCACCCAACCCTCAGGCCCTGCTGATCTTCGTCGCGGACCACCTGAGCCTGCCCGCTGACCTGCGCCGGTTAGACCGCGAAGACAAAGACCGATACGACCGCATCCGCGAGACGCTTGGGGACCATTGCGGCATTGTCGAGCTGCAGGCCGTAGCTGAGCCCGACGCCATGGAGTGGGTCCAGCAGACCGCGCAGGAACGAAGCGTTGCCATCGAGCCGGACGCCGCACGCGAACTGGTGGACGCACTCGCGGGTCAGATGATGACCGTAGCGCAGGAGCTGGAGAAGCTGATCCTCTATGTAAGCCAGCCTGCCCGCGCCGAAACAAGCGTCACCGCGAAGCCGAACACGATCACCTTGTCTGACGTCGAGACGATGGTCCTCGCGGCCAAGCAGCGCTCGCTCTATGAGCTGACGGATGCGATCAGCCGCCGCGACCGGCCGCAGGCTCTTCTGCTGCTGCGCGGTCTGCTGAACGCCAGCGACGGCGGCGAGGATTCCGCCATCGGCCACCTGTACATGCTGGCCCGCACGTTCCGCCAGATGCTCGTGCTACAGGAGAACAATGTGCGCGACAGCCGCTCGATGTGGAGCGTGCTCTGGCCCGGATTCCGCATGCCGCCCTTTGCGGCCGACGACCTGATTGCACAGGCTCGCCGCTACAAGTCACGGGGAGATCTGTCCGGAGCGCTTCGCCTGATCGCCCGGGCCGACCAGGAGATTCGGTCCAGCCCCGTGGACAAGTCGCTCGTGCTGGAACGGCTGGTGCTCGATCTGGCGTCGCCAGGCAAAGCGGTTCAGCAGGAGCTGGCGGCGCACGCCTGA